A portion of the Acidisarcina polymorpha genome contains these proteins:
- a CDS encoding ABC transporter permease, translating into MFTIFHDLRYALRQLRKTPGFTLVCVLTLAMGVGANTAVFSVMNAVLLRSLPVADPGRVVYLRTSNAPRGTGTIDSVETFSYPVYDALRRQGRGLSAVIAYVPLSAGKVAVRYETQPEEAEGDMVSGNFFSGLGVKPARGRGFSEQDETSHAPVAVISYGYWIRRFAQSPEILGKTLSVNGVAITIVGVAAEGFEGLEPGESTDFWIPLQSRPELNAWGNPPEDGKTYIANPTWWCLRLAGRLAPQATKAQAAAQLQSAFQTAAYVGLGNPQPGEKSPTLSLVAAEGFPGYDQQYGKPLRMLMAMVGLVLLIALSNVAMLLMARNATRQREFSLRLALGAKRRELFRQLMTESLLLVAIGGMLAWLFAVFAVKALAAWAQIESSLTPDKTVLLFTLSVLVVAALLFGLAPLRAALAAGPRLALKTSVATSNLDAGKTRAGRVVVALEMALCLVLLVGGGLLIRTLRNLENLPLGFKTDGLVVFGVNPNIKSVPQGIAFYRRLMDKLRVLPGVESVTIMEERLGSWWSNNSDMTVDGRVPEVENGTSRSVRSNVAGPDFFHTLGVPVLEGRDFTDSDTAASPPVGIINEQFARRFFRGQNPIGHHIGTDNGKFEMTVVGVVKDHKYTSIDESPTPMAWYMYAQIPVIGEMQMEMRVHGDPLAILPAARKVVQQMDPNLPLLEPITQRAQYEETISHQLLFARLAGFFGVLAVILVATGLYGTLAYRINNRTVEIGVRMALGARRGQLVWMVLRDSLWLTAAGIALGIPAAAAVGRALASTLYGVQPYDAANMILAALCVALVAVAASIVPARRAAGVNPLTALRSE; encoded by the coding sequence GTGTTTACGATCTTCCATGACCTGCGTTATGCGCTACGCCAACTAAGAAAGACCCCGGGGTTCACGCTCGTCTGCGTGTTGACGCTGGCCATGGGCGTCGGCGCGAATACCGCTGTCTTCAGCGTAATGAACGCGGTGCTGCTCCGGTCGCTGCCCGTCGCCGATCCAGGCCGGGTCGTGTATCTCAGGACGTCAAACGCGCCGCGAGGGACAGGTACGATCGACTCCGTCGAGACATTTTCCTATCCCGTCTACGATGCCTTGCGACGGCAGGGTCGGGGACTATCGGCGGTGATCGCATACGTGCCCTTGTCTGCCGGCAAAGTCGCCGTTCGCTACGAGACTCAGCCGGAGGAGGCCGAAGGCGATATGGTAAGCGGCAACTTCTTCTCCGGATTGGGCGTGAAACCGGCGCGCGGGCGGGGCTTTAGCGAACAGGATGAGACCAGCCACGCACCGGTCGCCGTGATCAGCTACGGATATTGGATCCGGCGCTTTGCTCAAAGCCCGGAAATCCTGGGGAAGACGCTCTCCGTCAACGGCGTGGCAATCACCATCGTCGGTGTTGCGGCGGAGGGCTTTGAAGGACTCGAACCGGGAGAGTCGACCGACTTTTGGATTCCCCTGCAGAGCCGTCCTGAGCTAAATGCTTGGGGAAATCCTCCTGAGGATGGCAAAACCTATATCGCGAATCCTACCTGGTGGTGTCTCCGACTGGCCGGGCGTCTTGCTCCACAGGCAACGAAAGCGCAGGCCGCGGCGCAGCTTCAGTCGGCCTTTCAAACCGCGGCTTACGTGGGGTTGGGCAATCCGCAACCGGGCGAAAAAAGCCCTACTCTCAGTCTGGTCGCGGCCGAAGGTTTTCCCGGCTACGACCAGCAATATGGCAAGCCGCTGCGCATGTTGATGGCCATGGTGGGACTTGTTCTATTGATCGCCCTGAGCAACGTCGCGATGCTATTGATGGCGCGCAACGCGACCCGCCAGCGCGAATTCTCCTTACGCCTGGCGCTTGGAGCAAAACGCAGAGAGCTGTTCCGGCAATTGATGACGGAAAGCCTTCTGCTGGTAGCGATCGGTGGCATGCTGGCCTGGCTCTTTGCGGTCTTCGCGGTGAAGGCGCTGGCGGCATGGGCGCAGATCGAATCAAGTTTGACGCCCGACAAGACCGTCCTGCTGTTCACCTTGAGTGTATTGGTGGTGGCGGCACTGCTCTTCGGGCTGGCTCCGCTGCGCGCGGCGCTTGCTGCAGGACCCCGCCTCGCCTTGAAGACTTCCGTGGCGACGTCGAATTTGGATGCCGGCAAGACGCGCGCCGGCCGGGTGGTCGTCGCTCTGGAGATGGCGCTATGCCTGGTGCTGCTGGTCGGGGGAGGATTGCTGATCCGCACCCTGCGCAACCTCGAGAATCTTCCCTTAGGCTTCAAGACCGATGGACTGGTCGTCTTCGGCGTCAATCCAAACATCAAGTCTGTCCCTCAAGGGATCGCCTTCTATCGGCGATTGATGGACAAACTGCGAGTACTGCCGGGAGTGGAATCCGTGACCATCATGGAGGAGCGCCTTGGTTCATGGTGGTCCAATAACAGCGACATGACCGTGGACGGCAGGGTTCCAGAGGTGGAGAACGGGACATCGAGGTCGGTACGCAGCAATGTGGCAGGACCGGACTTCTTTCATACGCTGGGCGTTCCGGTGCTGGAGGGCCGGGATTTTACCGATTCCGACACCGCCGCATCCCCGCCCGTCGGCATCATCAACGAGCAGTTCGCAAGACGTTTTTTCCGGGGCCAGAATCCGATCGGTCATCACATCGGCACCGATAATGGCAAATTCGAGATGACGGTTGTCGGCGTGGTCAAAGACCACAAATACACCAGCATCGATGAATCACCGACCCCGATGGCCTGGTATATGTATGCGCAAATTCCAGTCATCGGCGAAATGCAGATGGAAATGCGGGTGCATGGCGATCCGCTCGCCATTCTGCCGGCTGCCCGCAAGGTAGTGCAGCAGATGGATCCGAATCTGCCTTTGCTCGAGCCCATTACACAGCGCGCCCAGTATGAGGAGACTATCTCTCACCAGTTGCTGTTTGCCCGCCTTGCCGGCTTCTTTGGAGTATTGGCGGTAATCCTGGTCGCGACCGGCCTCTATGGAACGTTGGCCTACAGGATCAACAACCGCACGGTCGAAATTGGGGTCCGCATGGCGCTTGGGGCGCGGCGCGGACAGCTGGTGTGGATGGTGCTGCGCGATAGCCTGTGGTTGACGGCGGCGGGCATCGCCCTGGGAATTCCGGCAGCGGCGGCAGTGGGAAGGGCGCTCGCATCCACCCTCTATGGTGTCCAGCCTTATGACGCTGCCAATATGATCCTGGCGGCTCTGTGCGTAGCTCTGGTGGCGGTCGCGGCCAGCATCGTTCCGGCGCGGCGGGCGGCCGGGGTCAACCCTCTCACAGCACTCCGGTCGGAGTAA
- a CDS encoding OpgC family protein, producing MKFPKLPRKPELDALRGLFLVWMTLTHLPTHFSDLVNQPFGFVSSAEGFVFLSALLVARLYIHQAALDEAGLRSKLWRRALKIYGYHLLMLSLAFTVAAGLAVTTHRTAIYNLLNFYIAHPVVAVVGSVLLLYCPPLLDILPMYVIFLAGTPLVLSAAVRWGWNRIIAMSLAVWLLAQFGLRDAVHNAVIHITHLPIPLQETGAFNLFAWQWIWIAGMWLGAKSAQGPLPISRVPGKVVALCAVVCAFFIGVRHEWFGSRLTQQTLSTMLDKWSIGPLRLLNLVAFTIVLYWLRKPVLRLVAVEPFLTLGKASLEVFCAHVFFVFFGLALLYGEMTQLHGYLAIGLLVFTFTGLILVALREVRRRRDGKERAAEGEKSSESTIPLPPTVSRFAE from the coding sequence ATGAAGTTTCCGAAGCTGCCCCGCAAGCCCGAATTGGACGCCCTTCGAGGTTTATTCCTCGTCTGGATGACCCTGACTCATCTGCCCACGCATTTCAGCGATCTGGTGAATCAGCCGTTCGGATTTGTCTCTTCCGCCGAAGGTTTTGTTTTTCTCTCGGCGCTCCTGGTGGCCCGTCTCTATATCCACCAGGCCGCGCTCGACGAGGCCGGTCTGCGCAGCAAGCTTTGGCGTCGGGCGCTCAAGATCTATGGCTATCACCTGCTGATGCTAAGCCTCGCCTTTACTGTGGCTGCCGGGCTTGCGGTGACGACCCACAGGACGGCAATCTACAACCTCCTGAATTTCTACATTGCTCATCCGGTGGTCGCCGTCGTCGGCTCGGTGCTGCTGCTCTACTGTCCTCCTCTGCTGGACATTCTGCCGATGTACGTCATCTTCCTCGCGGGTACGCCGCTGGTGCTCTCCGCTGCGGTTCGCTGGGGATGGAACCGCATTATCGCCATGAGTCTTGCGGTTTGGCTGCTGGCCCAGTTCGGATTGCGCGATGCCGTCCACAATGCGGTCATACACATCACCCACCTGCCTATTCCGCTACAAGAGACAGGCGCGTTCAACCTGTTTGCATGGCAATGGATCTGGATTGCGGGAATGTGGTTGGGCGCCAAATCCGCCCAGGGGCCCTTGCCGATCAGCCGGGTTCCGGGCAAGGTCGTCGCCCTCTGCGCGGTCGTCTGCGCGTTTTTTATCGGAGTACGCCACGAGTGGTTCGGCAGCCGGCTCACCCAGCAGACTCTGAGCACGATGCTGGACAAATGGAGCATTGGTCCGCTGCGCCTGCTCAATCTCGTCGCGTTCACGATTGTTCTCTACTGGCTCCGCAAGCCGGTCCTGCGCCTGGTCGCGGTCGAGCCCTTCCTCACGCTCGGAAAGGCTTCCCTGGAAGTCTTTTGCGCGCATGTTTTCTTCGTCTTTTTCGGACTCGCCCTGCTTTATGGAGAGATGACACAGCTGCACGGATACCTGGCAATCGGCTTGTTGGTATTCACGTTTACCGGGCTGATCCTGGTGGCGCTGCGCGAGGTGCGCCGCAGGCGAGATGGCAAAGAGCGTGCCGCGGAGGGCGAAAAGTCCTCCGAATCGACAATTCCATTGCCGCCCACGGTCAGCCGCTTCGCCGAATAA
- a CDS encoding PilZ domain-containing protein, whose product MFPIVPLMERRAQVAANDASRPRPRETGRLKSDIAAKPAPVQAIVPTPGSGAPVAAADRRRTPRFSCSGTAQVIVLGGALCFTGEVQNLSSSGCCLKTDIVFTLERGTQVEIVMIVNGVRFRVAGGVRCNRAARHVGLEFMNVSPRCTRYISDLIADLQAKQKAEALPAPGPPCK is encoded by the coding sequence ATGTTTCCGATAGTACCGTTGATGGAACGACGAGCTCAAGTTGCCGCAAACGATGCCAGCCGACCTCGACCGAGGGAAACTGGCCGGCTGAAGTCAGACATCGCAGCGAAACCTGCGCCCGTGCAGGCAATCGTCCCCACTCCCGGCTCGGGGGCGCCCGTTGCTGCAGCCGATCGCCGGCGAACACCGCGCTTCTCCTGTTCCGGAACCGCTCAGGTCATTGTTCTCGGAGGCGCCTTATGCTTTACCGGGGAAGTACAGAACCTCAGCTCCAGTGGCTGTTGCTTGAAGACCGATATCGTGTTCACACTCGAGCGCGGCACTCAGGTCGAGATCGTGATGATCGTCAACGGTGTGCGCTTCCGCGTCGCCGGGGGAGTTCGATGCAATCGGGCCGCGCGGCATGTCGGCCTTGAATTCATGAACGTCTCTCCGCGCTGCACACGCTACATCTCTGACCTGATCGCCGACCTGCAAGCGAAGCAGAAGGCCGAAGCGCTTCCGGCGCCGGGCCCGCCATGCAAATAG